Part of the Vespa velutina chromosome 7, iVesVel2.1, whole genome shotgun sequence genome, TGTAGCCAATTCATAACTACGCACATGTGTCTTTAACTAATACTAATCAATCCAAcaatgtattttattcttgTACAATGTTCAACTCGTTGTTAacacattttaataatttcttttatatctaataattattgtagaaTATTTAGAATTTGTTAAAACGTACAATTAACACTTACTTTAAATCCTTGATCACGTAGAATTTGTACTGCTTGATTCAATGGATTATGATGAGGAAAATCAGCCTCTTCGACTTCAGTTCTTGCTGTAAGTTCTTTGTACGGTCCAATAAGACAATATTGATCACCCATTTCTTCAGTAGATACATAAGCTTTAGACCGTATTACTGTGTATATACCACCAactaaaatatagaaatatatataacaatataaaagtGAAACTTATCAaacttatttatcaaatagtatatactattatatatactagtgtttattataattaattgtaccTTTATTGGCGACCTCCCATGCAACTTCAAAATTCCAACGATTTTCATGTTGAGCTGTATAGCCACGATCcataaattctaataaatcatTGCTACTGTCTACACGGTAAAATCTTCTGGAAGCACGTTCTTTGGACATTTTGCTAGTTTATTTTTGATctacaatttaaaataatgatccatttaatatatttaacattctttttctatattaaaccTTTAtccattcattttcattcattcatttcttcaacttgtattattttataattcacaCGTCTACAAAAgctataattaacaatttgttatttatttatttttattatcattttatttctctccaaTTTACACAACACAAATAaaccattgaaattattattaaactctgatagataattgaaaacaataaaataccgtttaaagaaataaaattaacgaaataagATATTGAAATATCTTATAATAGTTTAAAATCATTCGAACATTATGCACACACGTGACAAAAcggtatattatttaaaaccgaaagaaaaacaagaaacctGTATCGACTTTATTTCCCGAATGTTTCATTCATCATAGAatcaatatattcaattatgaATGAGATTcatattaaaggaaaaagaaaaaagtgaaagtttatttaaaaaaaaaaaaaaaaaatacgcatTCGTTTTGGTATCGGCTATGAAGTTCAAAGGTCAATgacaatagaaaaattagaCCGGTATAGAAACACTTGAGACAAAAAATCTTTAaggaattgaaataaaataattaaaatatacgttTAAAATTCGTTAGATTTCTTACCGCTCGATCGTCTCTCCTCCTTCGTCACGagtgttgaaaaaaaatttgttttctatcaCTCGCAGCTCAGTCAGACAGACGACGAGCCGCAGATTTCCACGCTTGAATTCGTTTGAAGGTCACCACGGACTACGGAAAGGTCACAAGGGCTTGGCTTGAAGATCGTCGGTACTTTAGGCAGATGAATAACGGCGAACGTACGATAACATGATCTCACTTGGGTCTCTTCCGTGACGAATAGATGGCACAAAATCACTCCCGGTTTAATTTTCGAACGACTGAATCGTTTGTAATCATATTTCGAACGTTACGAAATTCTTTATAGGTATAGTAGAAAGTATCTACGTGCTATCTTAGGATTATGATGAGAGTGAGATGTGACGCTAAGCTGCGCCCTTGAAAATTCAAACGACTAAATTTAGCGCCAAATGTTAATtgcatttcatttctttttttttttttttttttttttttttttttttatcttttttttcctctttttttttcttcttcctttttcattttttttttttttttttatccctttacAACGCACATGGacgtggtatatatatatatatatataaattataattcattaattaaaacgacGAACGTTGTTTACGAATGAATCTGTGCGATGTCGGAATTGTTTGTTTGATTTCTCAAGTATTACGTACGtttactacttttttttttcttttttttcattctttttagtttttcttagttaacttctttttttaatttttgtttttctctgtGAACGATAGATTACGTTATAGATGtcgttgaaataatattatgtaaattctTCATACGTCGATTGGCGAtaagatgattttttttctttttctttttttttctttttttttctttttttttctttttttaaacgcATAAGATAAAAGTAAACTGATTGGATTTcggaagtataataaataattggtAATTGCGtagtttatacatatttttaatctatgaTAAGATTTCGAggtgaattttaatatttatacgcgTTAAATGTTATCAGTATaaaatgcaatatatatatatatatatatatatatatatatatatatatatatatatttctaatattgcTATATTATAGTTTCATTCGACttccaaaaaaataattaacaggAGAATTAaatgttctatatatattacaattatgtGTAATTTCATGATATCTTTTACATGCTCCTtcgtaatttttcattgatgataattttacaatatcttCAATATCTTCAAGTACAAATTCGTactcatttaatttttgtgtAAGTGATGCATTTGTTAGATGTTTGAATGGACAACCATAAGATTCtgttgattttatattaagatTGATAATACTTGAACATTTCAAACAGGTATAAGTTTTCCGTATATTTCCTTCGCCATATATGTGTCTTAATCGATATCCATACTCTCTTTCAAATGTtgcttcatttattttttttgtaaattcttGTTTCCAAAGTTCCATGGCATCGTCTGAAGTAACtccaatatcttttaaaaataaactgTACTGTTTACGTTCTCCATATTTAAGATGATGATCTTTTCTTAGCATTTCATGAATTATTCTCATACATAATGGATAAGACTTTTTTGACATATCGTCTAATTCTGATAGCGATGGGacatagtttttttttattatatcctttTCCTTAGTAATGTACTCAGTTAACATGTTAAAGATTTTATTGATTCTAGGATCATTTACTGCATCGTTTGCAACTAATGGCATGGATTCTAAACCTTCAGCTAAATTTTCCTTGAAGTAACCAAAACATAATCCAGCTAATTCTTTTTCAGGTACAAAAGCCATAccatatttaagaaaaacttTATGCGTTTCAACTAAATCTATAACAAATGTAAATGGGACCTTGTAAAAAGGCTCGTTAtgtaaattattcaatttaatatattcttgcagttcttctttatcttcctcaGAAATATTAtgtgtttttaatttattaacattaaaaaattctttgatcTCTTCATTAgttaatgtatataatctCCAATAAAAAAGTCTTAATTCTTGAATGTGAaaccattttctttcatatattgaaaaaactCCTCTTAacataaaatgagaaatatgaTCTTGTTTTCTCAAGtacaatatttcattcatcACTTTAACATCTGATCCTAGTTCTTTGCTAGGgccatttataatttttacaaatatatcataacctttttttttcaattcatttattaatatttccttgCACTGTTGTGCTGTTCTTCTTATACCAGTGcctatatatatcctttctaCAAACAGTAGAACTTCTATACGTTGCATACATATTGATTCTAAttctttcaatgaaaaatttcctACTGGATAATATTTGTACAATTGCAAATCATGTAAATATGATTCTGTAGGATTTATAGATGTATCTGAG contains:
- the LOC124950338 gene encoding DNA primase large subunit-like produces the protein MFACHNSDTSINPTESYLHDLQLYKYYPVGNFSLKELESICMQRIEVLLFVERIYIGTGIRRTAQQCKEILINELKKKGYDIFVKIINGPSKELGSDVKVMNEILYLRKQDHISHFMLRGVFSIYERKWFHIQELRLFYWRLYTLTNEEIKEFFNVNKLKTHNISEEDKEELQEYIKLNNLHNEPFYKVPFTFVIDLVETHKVFLKYGMAFVPEKELAGLCFGYFKENLAEGLESMPLVANDAVNDPRINKIFNMLTEYITKEKDIIKKNYVPSLSELDDMSKKSYPLCMRIIHEMLRKDHHLKYGERKQYSLFLKDIGVTSDDAMELWKQEFTKKINEATFEREYGYRLRHIYGEGNIRKTYTCLKCSSIINLNIKSTESYGCPFKHLTNASLTQKLNEYEFVLEDIEDIVKLSSMKNYEGACKRYHEITHNCNIYRTFNSPVNYFFGSRMKL